In Pseudomonas sp. MTM4, one genomic interval encodes:
- the fliQ gene encoding flagellar biosynthesis protein FliQ, with protein MTPEVAVDLFREGLWMTAMIVGVLVVPSLLVGLVVAMFQAATQINEQTLSFLPRLLVMLLTLIWAGPWLVRELMEYTQGLIQNIPLIIG; from the coding sequence ATGACACCCGAAGTTGCGGTGGATCTGTTTCGCGAAGGCTTGTGGATGACGGCCATGATCGTCGGTGTGCTGGTGGTCCCGAGTCTGCTGGTGGGGCTGGTGGTGGCGATGTTCCAGGCCGCCACGCAGATTAACGAACAGACGCTGAGCTTTCTGCCGCGCCTGCTGGTGATGCTGCTGACGTTGATCTGGGCCGGGCCCTGGCTGGTCAGGGAACTGATGGAGTACACCCAAGGCTTGATTCAGAACATTCCATTGATCATCGGCTAG
- the fliP gene encoding flagellar type III secretion system pore protein FliP (The bacterial flagellar biogenesis protein FliP forms a type III secretion system (T3SS)-type pore required for flagellar assembly.) produces the protein MLRLLLAVLLVLAAPFAVGQDAGGLITQGDNPLSIPAITLSTDAEGQQEYSVSLQILLIMTALSFIPAFVMLMTSFTRIIIVFSILRQALGLQQTPSNQILVGLTIFLTLFIMAPVFERINNEAVQPYLNEQLSAQDAIARAEVPLKNFMLAQTRESDLELFVRLSRRTDIQSPDAAPLTILVPAFVTSELKTAFQIGFMIFIPFLIIDMVVASVLMAMGMMMLSPLIISLPFKIMLFVLIDGWGLIIGTLAGSFGTL, from the coding sequence ATGCTTCGATTGTTGCTGGCGGTCCTGCTGGTATTGGCCGCTCCTTTTGCTGTGGGGCAGGATGCCGGCGGTCTGATTACCCAGGGCGATAACCCGCTGTCGATCCCGGCCATCACGTTGAGCACCGACGCCGAGGGGCAGCAGGAATATTCGGTCAGCCTGCAGATTCTGCTGATCATGACGGCGCTGAGCTTCATTCCGGCGTTCGTCATGCTGATGACCAGCTTCACGCGGATCATCATCGTCTTTTCCATTCTGCGTCAGGCGTTGGGCCTGCAACAGACGCCCTCGAACCAGATCCTCGTCGGCCTGACGATCTTTTTGACACTGTTCATCATGGCGCCGGTGTTCGAACGGATAAACAACGAGGCGGTGCAACCCTATCTGAACGAGCAATTATCCGCGCAGGATGCGATCGCTCGGGCTGAGGTGCCGCTGAAGAACTTCATGCTCGCGCAAACCCGCGAAAGCGATCTCGAGTTGTTCGTACGGCTTTCGCGGCGCACCGACATCCAGTCGCCGGATGCCGCTCCCCTGACGATTCTGGTACCGGCATTCGTGACTTCCGAGCTGAAAACCGCGTTCCAGATTGGCTTCATGATCTTCATTCCGTTTCTGATCATCGACATGGTGGTGGCCAGCGTACTGATGGCGATGGGCATGATGATGCTGTCGCCACTGATCATCTCGTTGCCGTTCAAGATCATGCTGTTCGTGCTGATTGACGGCTGGGGTTTGATCATCGGCACGCTCGCCGGCAGTTTCGGCACGCTTTAG
- the fliL gene encoding flagellar basal body-associated protein FliL produces MAKKQGPPDVPSPAATSGGKGKLKLIVLIVLGLLLAVGLSIGGTFYFMSRGDTEAQPEAASDTPTAPLRQPAIYEVLAPAFIVNFSNTGGRQRYMQVSVALMSRDQAALDALKEHMPLLRNQLVMLFSSQEFASLATPVGQEMLRQQATASVQELAQKEIGKLAIEQVLFTNFVLQ; encoded by the coding sequence ATGGCTAAGAAACAGGGACCCCCAGACGTACCGAGCCCGGCGGCTACGAGCGGTGGCAAAGGCAAGCTCAAGCTGATTGTCCTGATCGTACTCGGCCTGCTGCTGGCGGTCGGATTGTCGATCGGCGGCACGTTCTACTTCATGAGTCGGGGCGATACTGAAGCACAGCCGGAAGCCGCTTCGGATACGCCGACTGCACCGCTGCGTCAGCCAGCGATCTACGAAGTGTTGGCGCCGGCATTCATCGTCAATTTTTCCAACACCGGTGGCCGGCAGCGTTACATGCAGGTTAGCGTGGCGCTGATGTCGCGTGATCAGGCGGCACTCGACGCGCTGAAGGAACACATGCCGCTGTTGCGCAATCAACTGGTCATGCTGTTTTCCAGTCAGGAGTTCGCCAGCCTGGCTACACCGGTCGGGCAGGAGATGCTTCGGCAGCAGGCCACAGCCAGCGTTCAGGAGCTGGCACAGAAGGAAATCGGCAAACTTGCCATCGAGCAAGTGCTGTTCACCAACTTCGTATTGCAATAG
- the fliR gene encoding flagellar biosynthetic protein FliR, which translates to MLELSDAQIGAWVGQFLLPLFRIAALLMSMPIIGTQLVPMRVRLYLALAISIVLVPGLPPVPVVEALSAQALVLIAEQILIGVMLGFVLQLFFQLFIVSGQLLAMQMGLGFASMVDPANGVSVPVIGQFFNMLVILLFLAMNGHLVVLEILTESFTTLPIGGWLVGTNHFWEVAGKLGWVLGAGLLLVLPAITALLVVNLAFGLMTRAAPQLNIFSIGFPLTLVLGLIVVWIGMADILAQYQTFVSEALGMLRELIGLR; encoded by the coding sequence ATGCTTGAACTCAGCGATGCGCAGATCGGCGCCTGGGTCGGGCAGTTCCTGCTGCCGCTGTTTCGCATCGCGGCGCTGCTGATGAGCATGCCGATCATCGGTACCCAGCTGGTGCCGATGCGGGTGCGGCTTTACCTGGCGCTCGCCATTTCGATCGTGTTGGTTCCCGGGTTGCCGCCAGTGCCGGTGGTGGAGGCGCTGAGCGCGCAGGCATTGGTGCTGATTGCCGAACAGATTTTGATCGGGGTGATGCTGGGCTTCGTGCTGCAGTTGTTTTTTCAGCTGTTCATCGTCTCGGGGCAGCTGCTCGCTATGCAGATGGGGCTGGGTTTCGCGTCGATGGTCGACCCGGCCAATGGTGTTTCGGTGCCGGTGATCGGCCAATTCTTCAACATGCTGGTGATCCTGCTGTTCCTGGCGATGAACGGCCACTTGGTCGTGCTGGAAATCCTCACCGAAAGCTTCACCACTCTGCCGATCGGCGGCTGGCTGGTCGGCACCAATCATTTCTGGGAAGTGGCGGGCAAACTGGGCTGGGTGCTGGGGGCCGGACTGCTGCTGGTGTTGCCGGCGATTACCGCGCTGCTGGTGGTGAATCTGGCCTTCGGTCTGATGACGCGCGCCGCGCCGCAGTTGAACATCTTTTCGATCGGTTTTCCGCTGACCTTGGTGCTCGGCCTGATCGTGGTCTGGATCGGCATGGCCGATATCCTCGCGCAGTACCAGACTTTCGTCAGCGAGGCGTTAGGCATGCTTCGCGAACTGATCGGACTACGCTGA
- the fliM gene encoding flagellar motor switch protein FliM, whose amino-acid sequence MAVQDLLSQDEIDALLHGVDDGLVDTESDSEPGSIKSYDLTSQDRIVRGRMPTLEMVNERFARYTRISMFNLLRRSADVSVGGVQVMKFGEYVHSLYVPTSLNLVKIKPLRGTSLFILDAKLVFKLVDNFFGGDGRHAKIEGREFTPTELRVVRMVLDQAFVDLKEAWHAVLDVNFEYVHSEVNPALANIVSPSEVVVVSTFHIELESGGGDFHVTMPYSMIEPIREMLDAGFQSDVSDQDERWVNALREDVLDVNVPLSATVVRRQLKLRDILNMQPGDVIPVEMPDDMIMRANGMPAFKVKLGAHKGNLALQVLESVLRPR is encoded by the coding sequence ATGGCTGTTCAAGACCTGCTTTCGCAAGACGAGATCGATGCGCTCCTGCATGGAGTCGACGACGGTCTGGTCGATACCGAAAGCGATTCCGAACCGGGCAGCATCAAGAGTTACGACCTGACCAGCCAGGACCGCATCGTCCGCGGGCGCATGCCCACGCTGGAGATGGTCAACGAGCGTTTTGCCCGCTACACCCGCATCAGTATGTTCAACCTGCTGCGCCGCTCGGCCGATGTGTCGGTCGGTGGCGTGCAGGTAATGAAATTCGGCGAGTACGTGCATTCGCTGTACGTACCGACCAGCCTCAATCTAGTGAAGATCAAGCCGTTGCGCGGCACATCCCTGTTCATCCTCGACGCCAAGCTGGTGTTCAAGCTGGTGGACAACTTCTTCGGCGGCGACGGGCGCCACGCCAAGATCGAGGGGCGCGAATTCACGCCGACCGAGTTGCGCGTCGTGCGCATGGTGCTGGATCAGGCCTTCGTCGATCTGAAGGAAGCATGGCATGCGGTGCTCGACGTCAACTTCGAATACGTGCATTCGGAGGTGAACCCGGCGCTGGCCAACATCGTCAGCCCGAGCGAAGTGGTGGTGGTGTCGACCTTTCATATCGAGCTCGAAAGCGGCGGTGGCGACTTCCATGTGACCATGCCGTACTCGATGATCGAGCCGATCCGCGAAATGCTCGATGCCGGTTTCCAGTCGGATGTCAGCGATCAGGACGAGCGCTGGGTCAACGCCTTGCGCGAAGACGTCCTCGACGTGAACGTGCCGCTCAGCGCGACGGTGGTGCGGCGTCAGCTGAAGCTGCGCGACATTCTCAACATGCAGCCGGGCGATGTGATTCCGGTGGAAATGCCGGATGACATGATCATGCGCGCCAACGGCATGCCCGCCTTCAAGGTCAAGCTCGGCGCGCACAAGGGCAATCTGGCCCTGCAGGTGCTCGAGTCCGTATTGCGGCCACGTTGA
- the flhA gene encoding flagellar biosynthesis protein FlhA: protein MDRTQLINIRNGLAGAGRGNLGVPLLLLVMMGMMMLSVPPFLLDLLFTFNIALSIVVLLVSVYALRPLDFAVFPTILLVATLMRLALNVASTRVVLINGHEGGSAAGHVIEAFGNVVIGGNYVVGIVVFAILMIINFVVVTKGAGRISEVSARFTLDAMPGKQMAIDADLNAGLIDQAEAKKRRVEVASEADFYGSMDGASKFVRGDAIAGLLILFINLIGGVGIGMAQHGMSFSEAGQVYALLTIGDGLVAQIPSLLLSTAAAIMVTRVTSSEDMGQQVNRQMFASPKALAVSAGIMIAMGLVPGMPHMSFLGLGAVAAGGAYWIWHRQKQVKQQTEQEEQKQLETLPAQRAAETKELGWDDVTPVDMVGLEVGYRLIPLVDRNQGGQLLARIKGVRKKLSQDLGFLMPSVHIRDNLDLLPNAYRLTLMGVSLAEAEVYPDRELAINPGQVFGPLNGIAAKDPAFGLEAVWIEPGQRDQAQSLGYTVVDASTVVATHLNQVLHKHAHELLGHEEVQQLMQLLAKSSPKLAEELVPGMISLSTLLKVLQALLQEQVPVRDIRTIAEAIANVAVKSQDPAAMVAAVRVALSRAIVQNVVGLEPQLPVITLEPRLEQILLNSLQKAGQGSEDGILLEPGMAEKLQRSLVEAAQRQEMLGKPAILLVAGPVRAMLSRFARLAVPNIHVLAYQEIPDNKQVTIVSTVGQN from the coding sequence TTGGATCGCACGCAACTCATCAACATTCGCAATGGCCTGGCGGGCGCAGGTCGCGGCAACCTTGGCGTGCCGCTGCTGCTGCTTGTGATGATGGGCATGATGATGCTGTCGGTGCCGCCGTTCCTGCTGGATCTGCTGTTCACCTTCAACATCGCGCTGTCCATCGTCGTGCTGCTGGTCAGTGTCTATGCGCTGAGGCCGCTTGATTTTGCGGTGTTCCCGACGATCCTGCTGGTCGCCACGTTGATGCGATTGGCGCTGAACGTGGCCTCGACTCGGGTGGTGTTGATCAATGGCCACGAGGGTGGCTCCGCAGCCGGACACGTGATCGAGGCCTTCGGCAACGTGGTGATCGGCGGCAACTACGTGGTCGGTATCGTCGTCTTCGCGATCCTGATGATTATCAACTTCGTGGTGGTCACCAAGGGCGCCGGGCGGATTTCCGAGGTGAGCGCGCGCTTTACCCTCGACGCGATGCCTGGCAAGCAGATGGCGATCGACGCTGACCTCAACGCCGGACTCATCGACCAGGCCGAAGCCAAAAAGCGCCGCGTCGAAGTGGCTTCCGAGGCGGATTTCTATGGCTCGATGGACGGTGCCAGCAAGTTCGTGCGTGGCGACGCCATCGCCGGCCTGCTGATTCTGTTCATCAACCTCATCGGCGGCGTCGGCATCGGTATGGCGCAGCACGGCATGAGCTTCAGCGAGGCGGGTCAGGTTTACGCCTTGCTGACCATTGGTGACGGCCTCGTCGCGCAGATCCCTTCGCTGCTGCTATCGACCGCAGCCGCCATCATGGTGACTCGCGTGACCAGCTCCGAGGACATGGGCCAGCAAGTCAACCGGCAGATGTTCGCCTCGCCCAAGGCGCTGGCGGTGTCCGCCGGCATCATGATTGCCATGGGTTTGGTGCCAGGCATGCCGCATATGTCTTTTCTCGGTCTCGGCGCGGTTGCCGCGGGCGGTGCTTACTGGATCTGGCATCGCCAGAAGCAGGTCAAGCAGCAAACCGAGCAGGAAGAGCAGAAGCAGTTGGAAACGCTGCCTGCGCAGCGCGCGGCAGAAACCAAGGAACTGGGTTGGGATGATGTGACGCCTGTCGATATGGTCGGCCTGGAGGTGGGTTACCGGCTGATTCCGCTGGTCGATCGCAACCAGGGTGGGCAGCTGTTGGCGCGAATCAAGGGCGTACGCAAGAAGCTCTCGCAGGATCTCGGCTTCCTGATGCCCTCGGTGCATATCCGCGACAACCTCGATCTGTTGCCCAACGCCTATCGTTTGACGCTGATGGGGGTGAGCCTGGCCGAAGCCGAGGTCTATCCGGATCGCGAGCTGGCGATCAATCCGGGGCAGGTTTTCGGGCCGCTCAACGGCATCGCCGCCAAAGACCCGGCGTTCGGCCTGGAGGCGGTGTGGATCGAGCCCGGCCAGCGCGATCAGGCGCAGTCGCTCGGTTACACCGTGGTCGATGCTAGCACCGTGGTTGCGACTCACCTGAACCAGGTCCTGCACAAGCATGCCCACGAGTTGCTGGGTCATGAAGAAGTGCAGCAACTGATGCAGTTGCTGGCCAAGAGCTCGCCAAAGCTCGCCGAAGAGCTGGTGCCTGGGATGATTTCCCTGTCCACCTTGCTCAAGGTGTTGCAGGCGCTGCTGCAGGAGCAGGTGCCGGTACGCGACATTCGCACCATTGCCGAGGCCATCGCCAACGTCGCCGTCAAGAGTCAAGATCCCGCCGCCATGGTGGCTGCCGTGCGGGTCGCGCTCTCCCGCGCAATTGTGCAGAACGTTGTAGGGCTTGAGCCGCAGCTGCCTGTGATCACGCTTGAGCCCAGGTTGGAACAGATATTGCTCAACAGTCTGCAGAAGGCTGGTCAGGGCTCCGAAGATGGCATTCTTCTGGAGCCCGGAATGGCCGAAAAATTGCAGCGTTCCCTGGTAGAGGCGGCACAGCGTCAGGAAATGTTGGGTAAGCCGGCGATTCTGCTGGTGGCGGGTCCGGTCCGCGCGATGCTGTCGCGCTTCGCCCGGCTCGCGGTACCGAACATCCATGTCCTCGCCTACCAGGAAATACCGGATAACAAGCAGGTCACCATCGTTTCGACGGTGGGTCAGAATTAA
- a CDS encoding flagellar hook-length control protein FliK codes for MAVSPDLLLNIKAPTAVAKAAGASPQAARQPSRDEPSSFANVYAKERQPKPVERQDSSAKPVRDKPAGEKPSQETAEVGGSEKPPVAEAGNELPADAEMADDAPQDGEAELDPLLLFGMGGQVPVSDESLATQPPTGSEFLAGLGLTQAGVESAEAEAEPAMVGTRSLDIQSAAQKSPFANAVMPNEASEQTQETLSASLLVGEELTEESDELSLEESFSDLLDKLDAPKESRTSATDMAANRLNPLTQAIAQQTQAQQAQRLTMVPGQPVQMQQSGWSEAVVDRVMWLSSQNLKSAEIQLDPAELGRMEIRIDMNKDQTQTQVTFLSPHAGVRDALEGQMQRLRDMFAQQGMTMDVNVSDQSKGWQGDGSESRSRSVAGVSATGDEEIVGGTLEVSTSRSGGDRGLVDYYA; via the coding sequence ATGGCCGTTTCCCCCGATCTATTGCTCAACATCAAGGCTCCCACGGCTGTCGCAAAGGCAGCGGGCGCGTCCCCTCAGGCCGCCCGCCAGCCCAGTCGGGACGAGCCTTCCAGCTTCGCCAACGTCTACGCCAAGGAGCGCCAGCCCAAGCCGGTCGAACGTCAGGACTCTTCGGCAAAACCTGTCCGGGACAAGCCGGCTGGCGAAAAGCCGAGTCAGGAAACCGCCGAGGTTGGCGGCAGCGAAAAGCCGCCCGTGGCCGAAGCCGGCAATGAATTGCCTGCTGACGCCGAGATGGCCGATGACGCCCCGCAAGATGGCGAGGCCGAGCTCGATCCGTTGCTGTTGTTCGGCATGGGCGGGCAGGTGCCAGTCAGTGACGAATCGCTGGCCACGCAGCCGCCGACCGGCAGCGAGTTTCTGGCTGGGCTGGGGCTAACTCAGGCCGGCGTAGAGTCCGCTGAAGCAGAGGCCGAGCCGGCTATGGTGGGCACGCGCTCCCTGGATATCCAATCCGCTGCTCAGAAGAGTCCGTTCGCCAACGCCGTGATGCCGAATGAAGCCTCCGAGCAAACCCAGGAAACGCTCTCGGCGAGCCTGTTGGTGGGCGAGGAACTGACGGAAGAGTCCGACGAGCTCTCGCTGGAGGAAAGTTTCAGTGATCTGCTGGACAAGCTGGATGCCCCGAAGGAGAGCCGCACGAGCGCCACCGATATGGCGGCCAATCGGCTCAACCCGCTGACCCAGGCGATTGCACAGCAGACCCAGGCTCAGCAGGCGCAGCGGCTGACGATGGTGCCGGGCCAGCCGGTGCAGATGCAGCAGTCAGGCTGGAGCGAAGCGGTGGTCGACAGGGTGATGTGGTTGTCGAGTCAGAACCTCAAGTCCGCTGAGATTCAGCTCGATCCCGCCGAGTTGGGTCGTATGGAGATCCGTATCGACATGAACAAGGATCAGACTCAGACACAGGTCACGTTCCTCAGCCCTCACGCTGGCGTACGCGACGCATTGGAAGGGCAGATGCAGCGCCTGCGGGATATGTTCGCGCAGCAGGGCATGACCATGGATGTGAATGTTTCCGATCAGTCCAAGGGCTGGCAGGGCGACGGTAGCGAGTCGCGCAGCCGGAGCGTAGCCGGCGTATCGGCTACCGGGGATGAGGAAATCGTTGGCGGCACGCTTGAAGTCAGCACGAGCCGTTCCGGGGGCGATCGCGGTCTGGTGGATTACTACGCCTGA
- the flhB gene encoding flagellar biosynthesis protein FlhB translates to MAESESGADKSEEPTEKRLRESREKGQLARSRELSTVAVTLGGIGGLLASGGSLAGSLMAMMQSNFELSRETLLDESAMVQLLMSSGMIALEAIMPLLIVLLIVSIIGPISLGGWLFSGKAMAPKFSRMNPGPGLKRMFSTKALVELLKALGKFLVVLLVALAVLNAYQDDLLSIAKQPLDLAIMHSAEVVGWCALWMACGLILIAAVDVPFQLWDNKQKLMMTKQEVRDEYKDSEGKPEVKSRIRQLQRDAAQRRMMQAVPEADVVITNPTHFAVALKYDGDKGGAPMLVAKGGDFVALKIREIANEHQVTVLESPALARAVYYSTELDQEIPAGLYLAVAQVLAYVYQLRQYRSGKGKRPDPLGNLPIPPDLRRDE, encoded by the coding sequence ATGGCTGAGAGCGAAAGCGGTGCCGATAAAAGCGAGGAACCCACGGAGAAACGCCTCCGTGAATCCCGCGAAAAAGGTCAGCTCGCCCGTTCCCGTGAACTGAGCACCGTCGCGGTGACGCTAGGTGGCATCGGCGGTTTGCTGGCCTCTGGCGGCAGCCTGGCCGGTAGCCTGATGGCCATGATGCAAAGCAATTTCGAGCTCAGCCGCGAAACGCTGCTGGATGAGAGCGCCATGGTGCAACTGCTGATGAGCAGCGGGATGATTGCGCTGGAGGCCATCATGCCGCTGCTGATCGTGCTGCTGATCGTGTCCATTATCGGGCCGATCTCGTTGGGCGGCTGGTTGTTCTCGGGTAAGGCGATGGCGCCCAAGTTCAGCCGCATGAACCCCGGCCCCGGTCTGAAACGGATGTTCTCGACCAAGGCGCTGGTCGAGCTGCTGAAGGCGCTGGGCAAGTTTCTCGTGGTGTTGCTGGTGGCACTGGCGGTGCTCAACGCCTATCAGGACGACCTGCTGTCCATCGCCAAACAGCCGTTGGATCTGGCCATCATGCACAGCGCCGAGGTGGTGGGCTGGTGCGCGCTGTGGATGGCCTGCGGTCTGATCCTGATTGCCGCGGTGGACGTGCCGTTTCAGCTCTGGGACAACAAGCAGAAGCTGATGATGACCAAGCAGGAAGTGCGCGACGAGTACAAGGACAGCGAAGGCAAACCCGAAGTCAAATCGCGGATACGCCAGCTGCAGCGCGATGCCGCTCAGCGCCGGATGATGCAGGCGGTGCCGGAAGCCGATGTGGTCATCACCAACCCGACCCACTTCGCTGTGGCGCTGAAATACGACGGCGACAAAGGCGGGGCGCCGATGCTGGTGGCCAAGGGCGGCGATTTCGTGGCCTTGAAGATTCGCGAGATCGCCAACGAGCATCAGGTGACGGTACTCGAATCTCCGGCACTGGCGCGGGCGGTGTACTACTCCACGGAACTTGACCAGGAAATCCCGGCGGGGCTCTATCTGGCCGTGGCGCAGGTATTGGCGTACGTCTATCAGCTACGCCAGTACCGTTCCGGCAAGGGCAAACGGCCGGATCCGCTGGGCAATCTGCCGATTCCGCCAGATCTGCGAAGGGATGAATGA
- the sodC gene encoding superoxide dismutase family protein: protein MKQWIIAALAGCTAMGLHAETLSVPVKAVTAQGVGESVGTVKIESSQYGLVFRPELSGLESGAHGFHIHAKGDCGPADKDGEAVAAGAAGGHWDPQNTGKHGEPWGDGHMGDLPALMVDGAGNASQPVLAPRLKSLGDIKGLALMVHKGGDNHSDHPQPLGGGGARVACGVIE, encoded by the coding sequence ATGAAACAGTGGATTATCGCGGCGCTTGCCGGCTGCACGGCCATGGGCCTGCATGCCGAAACCCTCAGCGTACCGGTCAAGGCCGTGACCGCCCAAGGCGTTGGCGAATCCGTCGGCACCGTCAAGATCGAAAGCAGCCAGTACGGGCTGGTATTCCGTCCCGAACTGTCGGGCCTGGAATCCGGCGCCCATGGTTTCCATATTCACGCAAAAGGCGATTGCGGGCCGGCCGACAAGGACGGCGAAGCCGTCGCGGCAGGCGCAGCAGGTGGTCATTGGGATCCGCAGAACACCGGCAAGCATGGCGAGCCCTGGGGCGACGGCCATATGGGCGATCTTCCGGCGCTGATGGTCGACGGTGCCGGCAACGCCAGCCAGCCGGTTCTCGCGCCCCGCCTGAAAAGCCTTGGCGACATCAAAGGCCTGGCGCTGATGGTCCACAAGGGTGGCGACAACCATTCCGACCATCCACAGCCGCTTGGCGGCGGCGGCGCTCGGGTTGCCTGCGGGGTGATTGAGTAA
- the fliO gene encoding flagellar biosynthetic protein FliO, whose protein sequence is MKALVFLSLALALPAMAAEPAASMSSTGMGTQMTKLLFGLLLVIGLIFLLAWLLRRMQQINPRSNQAIKLISSHALGPRERLVLVQVGSEQVLLGLSAGRITPLHVLEEPVHLPDAEPANPEFAQRLMELLGRDQKDKP, encoded by the coding sequence ATGAAAGCCCTGGTTTTCCTTTCGCTCGCGCTGGCATTGCCGGCAATGGCCGCCGAACCCGCGGCAAGCATGAGCAGCACGGGCATGGGCACGCAGATGACCAAGCTGCTGTTCGGCCTGTTGCTGGTGATCGGGCTGATCTTTCTGCTTGCCTGGCTGCTGCGTCGGATGCAACAGATCAATCCGCGCAGCAACCAAGCCATCAAGCTGATCTCCAGCCACGCCCTTGGGCCACGCGAGCGCCTGGTGCTGGTACAGGTCGGTAGCGAGCAGGTACTGCTCGGCCTGAGTGCCGGGCGCATTACGCCGCTGCATGTACTGGAAGAGCCGGTTCATCTGCCGGATGCGGAGCCGGCAAACCCCGAATTTGCCCAGCGCCTGATGGAATTGCTCGGCCGGGATCAGAAGGACAAACCCTGA
- a CDS encoding Hpt domain-containing protein, which produces MVDHLDTSVLATLQEVMEAEYPVLLDTFLVDSEERLWLLQQACRSGQAENLRQAAHSFKGSCSNMGAALLADLCRQLEEAARLEQIDEAPHLIERIEREFAIVRILYRAERQRYGGLG; this is translated from the coding sequence ATGGTCGATCATCTCGACACTAGCGTGCTGGCGACCCTTCAAGAGGTGATGGAGGCGGAGTATCCGGTGCTACTGGATACCTTTCTGGTCGATTCGGAAGAGCGGCTGTGGTTGCTTCAGCAGGCCTGCCGCAGCGGTCAGGCGGAAAACCTGCGTCAGGCTGCCCACAGCTTCAAGGGCAGTTGCAGCAACATGGGCGCAGCGTTACTGGCGGATCTCTGTCGCCAGTTGGAAGAAGCGGCGCGGCTCGAACAGATCGACGAAGCCCCCCACTTGATCGAACGCATCGAGCGTGAATTTGCCATCGTACGGATTCTCTACCGAGCCGAACGCCAGCGCTACGGCGGGCTCGGCTGA
- the fliN gene encoding flagellar motor switch protein FliN, producing MADEHENTSAEEQALADEWASALAEAGDANQDDIDALLNQGPATAPAPPRAPLEEFGSGPKSAATAGLDGPNLDVILDIPVSISMEVGSTEISIRNLLQLNQGSVVELDRLAGEPLDVLVNGTLIAHGEVVVVNEKFGIRLTDVISPSERIKKLR from the coding sequence ATGGCAGACGAACACGAAAACACTTCCGCCGAAGAGCAGGCGCTGGCCGATGAATGGGCATCGGCGCTGGCCGAGGCGGGCGATGCCAACCAGGACGATATCGATGCGCTGCTGAATCAGGGGCCGGCCACCGCGCCGGCACCGCCACGTGCGCCATTGGAGGAGTTTGGCAGCGGTCCGAAGTCGGCCGCAACGGCCGGTCTCGACGGCCCGAACCTGGACGTGATCCTCGATATTCCGGTTTCCATCTCCATGGAAGTCGGCAGCACCGAGATCAGCATTCGCAATCTACTGCAGCTCAACCAGGGCTCGGTGGTGGAGCTCGACCGCCTGGCCGGCGAGCCGCTGGACGTGCTGGTCAACGGCACGCTGATCGCCCACGGCGAAGTAGTGGTGGTGAATGAGAAGTTCGGCATTCGTCTGACTGACGTGATCAGTCCAAGCGAACGCATCAAGAAGTTGCGCTGA